In one Pseudomonas sp. 31-12 genomic region, the following are encoded:
- a CDS encoding serine/threonine-protein kinase: MTQLMPPLDDLLVTDEEANNLTYFAFAKSHQAEPALAPTKASVGEMPDVLAGRYRIERLLGAGGMGAVYRARDLLSEQFGDPDPYIALKILSEEFAESPDASALLYSEFALTRRLRHDNVLRFHTFEVDTDCQRAFITMELMRGLTLDKLLCERPLGLPWKELRDIALPLLDALAYAHARGVLHGDMKPSNVMLSEEGVRLFDFGLGQAEEGILPGLPHLSRDRFNAWTPGYAAPELLEGQPLSASADVYGVACVLYELAGGKHPFRRLPSTEARDGHLERELHAPRNLPKHCWPALRTALAFDAAKRTITAAQLRDALGATSSLLQRLRLRA, translated from the coding sequence ATGACCCAACTCATGCCGCCGCTCGACGACCTGCTGGTGACCGACGAGGAAGCCAATAACCTGACTTACTTTGCGTTTGCCAAATCTCATCAGGCGGAACCTGCGCTGGCGCCAACCAAGGCCAGCGTCGGCGAAATGCCCGACGTGCTCGCAGGCCGTTACCGCATCGAGCGTCTGCTCGGTGCCGGCGGCATGGGCGCGGTTTACCGCGCACGGGACTTGCTGAGCGAACAGTTCGGCGATCCCGACCCTTACATCGCGCTGAAAATCCTCAGCGAAGAATTTGCCGAATCGCCGGACGCCAGCGCCTTGCTCTACAGCGAGTTCGCCCTGACCCGACGATTGCGCCACGACAACGTGCTGCGCTTTCACACCTTTGAAGTGGACACCGACTGCCAGCGCGCCTTCATCACCATGGAACTCATGCGTGGGCTGACCCTGGATAAATTACTCTGCGAGCGCCCCTTGGGCCTGCCGTGGAAAGAACTGCGCGACATCGCGCTGCCGCTGCTCGACGCGCTGGCCTACGCCCACGCTCGCGGCGTGCTGCACGGTGACATGAAGCCGAGCAACGTGATGCTCAGCGAAGAAGGCGTGCGCCTGTTCGACTTCGGCCTCGGCCAGGCCGAAGAAGGCATCCTGCCCGGCCTGCCACACCTGAGCCGCGATCGCTTCAACGCCTGGACCCCCGGCTACGCCGCCCCCGAACTGCTTGAAGGCCAACCGCTGTCGGCCAGTGCAGATGTCTACGGCGTGGCCTGCGTGCTCTACGAACTGGCGGGTGGCAAACACCCGTTCCGCCGCTTGCCCTCGACCGAAGCCCGCGACGGCCACCTCGAACGCGAGCTGCACGCTCCACGGAATCTACCGAAACACTGCTGGCCAGCGCTGCGAACGGCGCTGGCTTTCGATGCGGCCAAGCGCACCATCACCGCCGCCCAATTGCGTGACGCCCTGGGCGCCACTTCGTCTTTGCTGCAACGCCTGCGACTGCGGGCGTAA
- a CDS encoding DUF2515 family protein, producing the protein MSAPVATFKTNTQSCSIQEIALKCDKLWTMGQQEAISRLSIPEKTFFSKSTKTVLVSDFGARAARIAAAYAEFYLERGEDGKPDLKGRFYWMGLAAFASKQVKCGLDFIPAEPYLTIGVPPVGQPPLRIGKKGLGKGNFWLFQDIFVWHWFYKKYPEQFESCAPVRNAKSCDAQVQMNMDSLPWADEALPILKNLKSTPDVMDGFGYIKRFETTTNLVAKRDLQLQSLLSIADHEQRRILQPLIYNDYLFQATLWMQAGFEWAPFVPVRVAAFSTACDVKAPELRVQMEKGSLYSEDDRMKFIGDIASQYHLLMEEKQVYMEGEIETIATWKAAT; encoded by the coding sequence ATGAGTGCACCCGTAGCTACTTTTAAAACGAACACCCAGAGTTGTTCAATTCAAGAGATCGCGTTGAAGTGCGACAAGCTGTGGACGATGGGGCAGCAGGAAGCGATTAGCCGTTTAAGTATTCCGGAAAAAACCTTTTTTTCTAAGTCGACAAAAACGGTTTTGGTTTCGGATTTTGGTGCTCGAGCTGCGCGGATCGCTGCTGCTTATGCTGAGTTTTATTTGGAGCGCGGTGAAGACGGAAAGCCAGATTTAAAAGGTCGGTTTTATTGGATGGGATTGGCAGCTTTTGCCAGTAAACAGGTTAAGTGCGGTTTGGATTTTATTCCGGCAGAACCTTACCTGACGATTGGAGTGCCACCTGTTGGCCAGCCGCCATTGAGGATTGGCAAGAAAGGGCTAGGGAAAGGCAATTTCTGGTTATTTCAAGATATCTTTGTCTGGCATTGGTTTTATAAGAAATATCCGGAGCAGTTTGAGAGCTGTGCGCCCGTTCGCAATGCGAAAAGTTGTGATGCACAAGTGCAGATGAATATGGACAGTTTGCCTTGGGCAGATGAGGCGTTGCCCATATTAAAAAACCTTAAATCGACACCTGACGTAATGGATGGGTTCGGGTACATTAAACGATTTGAAACGACTACTAACCTTGTGGCCAAAAGAGACTTGCAGTTGCAATCCCTTCTTTCTATTGCTGATCATGAGCAGCGTAGAATTCTGCAGCCGCTTATTTATAATGACTATTTATTTCAGGCGACACTGTGGATGCAAGCAGGGTTTGAATGGGCCCCGTTTGTTCCTGTGCGAGTAGCTGCTTTTAGTACTGCTTGTGATGTTAAAGCGCCAGAGCTACGCGTCCAAATGGAAAAGGGAAGTTTATACAGTGAAGATGATCGGATGAAGTTTATTGGCGATATCGCTAGTCAATACCATTTATTAATGGAAGAAAAGCAGGTCTATATGGAAGGTGAGATAGAGACTATCGCAACCTGGAAGGCCGCAACATGA
- a CDS encoding PP2C family serine/threonine-protein phosphatase has product MLVASPWRSAARTDAGKVRARNEDAFLDCPQQGLWVVADGMGGHQGGDIASQLIVASLAELPVQDDFDERLKGIRQCLHWLNRRLGQELTVTAGRHDSIMGSTVVALLVDGNRAACIWAGDSRCYMWRGQRLYQLSKDHSLQQQLIDEQNMSLEDARAHPSAHALTRAVGAADVLTLDVLELEVYPGDTFLLCSDGLYQGLSSDALGNALSLTAPHVALERLFDGALRGSARDNLTAVVIRQ; this is encoded by the coding sequence ATGCTGGTTGCCAGTCCCTGGCGCAGCGCTGCGCGTACCGACGCCGGCAAGGTTCGGGCGCGCAACGAAGATGCTTTTCTCGACTGTCCACAGCAGGGGCTGTGGGTGGTCGCGGACGGCATGGGCGGTCATCAGGGGGGCGACATCGCCAGCCAGTTGATCGTCGCCAGCCTGGCGGAATTGCCGGTGCAGGATGACTTCGACGAACGACTCAAAGGCATTCGCCAGTGCCTGCACTGGTTGAATCGCCGCTTGGGTCAGGAGTTGACCGTCACCGCCGGGCGCCACGACAGCATCATGGGCAGCACCGTGGTGGCGCTGCTGGTGGACGGCAATCGCGCGGCCTGCATCTGGGCCGGCGACAGCCGCTGCTATATGTGGCGTGGCCAGCGGTTGTATCAGCTGTCCAAGGACCATTCGCTGCAACAGCAACTGATCGACGAGCAAAACATGAGCCTCGAAGACGCCCGTGCGCATCCGTCGGCCCATGCCCTGACCCGCGCGGTCGGGGCGGCTGATGTGCTGACGCTGGACGTGCTCGAGCTCGAGGTTTACCCCGGCGATACGTTTCTGTTGTGCAGCGACGGTTTGTACCAAGGGCTCAGCAGCGATGCCTTGGGCAATGCCCTGAGCCTGACCGCGCCGCACGTTGCGCTGGAGCGTCTGTTCGACGGCGCCCTGCGTGGCTCGGCCCGGGACAACCTGACTGCCGTGGTGATCCGACAATGA
- a CDS encoding DUF6124 family protein → MIKPTPNPPEHEDTSPYESFDSKKLHEAAERALDLHLGTPPDKNSKRRNGGLFIVAPDLHTETLLANASEDLLSISAIAADLADGVEGSRRSVALALSRMADGVHLLVERALDHIDSPNPAEHRAKV, encoded by the coding sequence ATGATCAAGCCAACACCGAATCCACCTGAACACGAAGACACATCTCCCTACGAATCCTTCGATTCGAAAAAACTCCACGAAGCCGCTGAGCGCGCCCTCGATCTTCACCTCGGCACACCTCCGGATAAAAATTCCAAACGTCGCAATGGCGGTCTCTTCATCGTCGCTCCCGACCTCCACACCGAAACCCTCCTGGCCAACGCTTCGGAAGACCTGCTATCCATCAGCGCTATCGCCGCTGACCTGGCCGACGGTGTTGAAGGCTCACGCCGCTCCGTCGCACTGGCACTCAGCAGAATGGCGGACGGTGTGCATCTGTTAGTGGAACGAGCGCTGGATCACATTGATTCGCCGAATCCGGCGGAGCATCGGGCCAAGGTGTAG
- the tssI gene encoding type VI secretion system tip protein TssI/VgrG, which translates to MFNSANETHFSLTVEDYVGDLQVLSFTGTEGISQPYRFDLELVSENPDLDLEKLLHKQAFLAFDPQGSGIHGQIYRVAQGDAGKRLTRYKVSLVPQLQYLHHRTNQRIYQQMSAPKIIALILDEHGIKGNAYRFQLSQPCPDRDYCVQYDETDLHFVQRLCEEEGIHYHFQHSEKGHLLVFGDDQTVFPKLGQPTAYVQGSGMVADEPVIKGFKLRLETRTGRVTRRDYDFEKPRLQLEAAYKPDGESTEPDLEDYDYPGRFLDRARGKFLSQRALERHRADYQQAEGKSDQTTLVSGHFLEMSDHPRTEWNDLWLLTEIVHEGKQPQVLEESVTSDTTDNKDDFHQGYRNRFLATPWTVFYRPALEHPKPRVLGSQTAMVTGPKGEEIHCDQYGRIKVQFHWDREGLADDKTSCWMRVSSSWAGDRYGAIVIPRIGMEVLVTFLEGDPDQPLVTGCLYHKENQVPYELPANKTRTVFKTLSSPGGGGYNELRIEDKKGAEQIFIHAQRDWDENIEHDQKIRVGNERHDTVVKNTYTELKAEEHRTTIADRKTEARMDDHLTIGQNQHVKLGTAQLTSVGKEIHLKAGDKIVIEAGMELTVKAGGSFIKLDAGGITVVGPVIKINAGGSAGSGTGIGILIPGLPLIADQARAGNTLKSGTANSEKFDEQIRFVTGTGKPIKSVKAAIIVPSSVAPKISRSNADGLHPRIETDVEETAEVHLMWDELIVPPGSDDYEASRNK; encoded by the coding sequence ATGTTCAACTCCGCTAACGAAACCCACTTCAGCCTGACCGTCGAAGACTACGTCGGCGACCTGCAAGTGCTGTCGTTCACCGGCACCGAAGGCATCAGCCAGCCGTATCGCTTCGACCTCGAACTGGTCAGCGAAAACCCCGATCTGGACCTGGAAAAACTCCTGCACAAACAGGCGTTCCTGGCGTTCGATCCGCAGGGTTCCGGCATCCACGGTCAGATCTACCGCGTCGCCCAAGGCGATGCCGGCAAGCGCCTGACCCGCTACAAAGTCTCCCTGGTGCCACAACTGCAATACCTGCATCACCGCACCAACCAGCGCATCTACCAGCAGATGTCCGCGCCGAAAATCATCGCGCTGATCCTCGACGAGCACGGCATCAAGGGCAACGCCTACCGCTTCCAGCTCAGCCAGCCCTGCCCGGACCGCGACTACTGCGTGCAATACGACGAAACCGACCTGCACTTCGTCCAGCGCCTGTGCGAAGAGGAAGGCATTCACTACCACTTCCAGCACAGCGAGAAAGGTCATCTGCTGGTCTTCGGCGACGACCAGACCGTATTCCCCAAACTCGGCCAGCCAACGGCCTACGTGCAAGGCAGCGGCATGGTCGCTGACGAACCGGTGATCAAAGGCTTCAAACTGCGCCTCGAAACCCGCACCGGCCGCGTCACCCGCCGCGACTACGATTTCGAAAAGCCGCGCCTGCAACTTGAAGCCGCGTACAAACCCGACGGCGAAAGTACCGAGCCCGACCTCGAAGATTACGACTACCCCGGCCGCTTCCTCGACCGCGCGCGCGGCAAATTCCTCAGCCAACGCGCCCTCGAACGCCACCGCGCCGACTACCAGCAAGCCGAAGGGAAAAGCGATCAGACCACTCTGGTCAGCGGCCACTTCCTGGAAATGTCCGACCACCCGCGCACCGAGTGGAACGACCTCTGGCTGCTCACCGAAATCGTCCACGAAGGCAAACAACCGCAAGTCCTCGAAGAGTCCGTGACCAGCGACACCACCGACAACAAAGACGACTTCCACCAGGGCTACCGCAACCGCTTCCTCGCCACCCCATGGACCGTGTTCTACCGCCCCGCGCTGGAACATCCAAAGCCCCGCGTACTCGGCAGCCAGACCGCCATGGTCACCGGGCCCAAAGGCGAAGAGATTCACTGCGACCAATACGGCCGCATCAAAGTGCAATTCCACTGGGACCGCGAAGGGTTGGCGGACGACAAAACCAGCTGCTGGATGCGCGTGTCTTCGAGTTGGGCCGGGGATCGGTATGGCGCCATCGTCATTCCGCGTATCGGCATGGAAGTGCTCGTTACGTTCCTTGAGGGTGATCCCGATCAGCCGTTGGTGACTGGGTGCCTGTATCACAAGGAAAACCAGGTTCCCTACGAACTGCCGGCGAACAAGACTCGCACCGTGTTCAAAACCCTCAGCTCACCGGGCGGTGGTGGGTACAACGAACTGCGCATTGAAGACAAGAAAGGCGCCGAGCAGATCTTCATCCATGCCCAGCGGGATTGGGATGAAAACATTGAGCATGATCAGAAGATTCGGGTCGGCAATGAACGTCACGATACGGTGGTGAAGAACACTTACACCGAGTTGAAGGCGGAAGAGCATCGGACCACGATTGCGGATCGCAAGACTGAAGCGCGGATGGATGACCACCTGACGATTGGGCAGAACCAGCATGTGAAGTTGGGGACTGCGCAGCTGACTAGTGTTGGGAAAGAGATTCATCTGAAGGCTGGGGACAAGATTGTGATTGAGGCTGGGATGGAGCTCACCGTGAAGGCGGGTGGGAGCTTTATCAAACTCGACGCTGGCGGGATTACGGTTGTTGGACCGGTGATCAAGATCAATGCTGGCGGTTCGGCGGGGAGTGGGACGGGGATTGGTATTTTGATACCGGGTTTGCCGTTGATTGCGGATCAGGCTCGGGCGGGGAACACGCTTAAATCCGGTACGGCAAACAGTGAAAAATTCGATGAGCAGATTCGTTTTGTGACCGGGACCGGGAAACCAATCAAGTCTGTGAAAGCAGCAATTATTGTGCCTTCGTCGGTCGCACCAAAAATTTCCAGAAGTAATGCAGACGGCCTTCACCCGCGGATCGAAACCGACGTTGAAGAAACGGCTGAAGTCCACCTTATGTGGGACGAACTGATTGTTCCGCCAGGCTCTGACGATTACGAAGCGAGTAGAAATAAATGA